From one Candidatus Binataceae bacterium genomic stretch:
- a CDS encoding DUF1054 family protein, with protein MATLGFTAGDFAVFKVEGFNQRMQQIYAHVRPKLIKLGDELAPELARKTHMEFFPHVAKHARRTVNPPPETWAAFGPSPRGYKRYGYLALCISGAGLHARAVVKSEADNRSAMASNLKARAAQLVKEFKGTKISRYDKWDFTQLPEGEAATPEFFTTLAEGLAKKTGGLDLGFGWNVRESIRLDRAELLEAFRELEPLYRLLRSAA; from the coding sequence GTGGCGACGTTAGGCTTCACAGCGGGCGATTTCGCGGTCTTCAAGGTTGAGGGCTTCAATCAGCGGATGCAGCAAATCTATGCGCACGTGCGGCCGAAGTTGATCAAGCTCGGCGACGAGCTGGCCCCTGAGCTCGCGCGCAAAACTCACATGGAGTTTTTTCCGCATGTCGCCAAACATGCGCGGCGCACGGTAAATCCGCCGCCCGAGACGTGGGCGGCTTTCGGACCCTCGCCGCGCGGCTACAAACGCTACGGCTACCTGGCGTTGTGCATCTCCGGCGCGGGACTCCACGCTCGTGCGGTCGTTAAGTCGGAGGCGGACAATCGATCCGCGATGGCGTCGAATCTCAAAGCGCGAGCGGCGCAGCTCGTCAAGGAATTTAAGGGCACAAAGATTTCGCGCTACGACAAGTGGGATTTCACGCAGTTGCCCGAAGGTGAGGCGGCCACGCCGGAATTCTTCACGACGCTGGCCGAGGGACTCGCGAAGAAGACCGGCGGCCTCGACCTCGGTTTCGGCTGGAACGTCCGCGAATCGATTCGGCTCGATCGCGCTGAGCTGCTCGAGGCCTTTCGCGAGCTCGAACCGCTCTATCGCCTGCTGCGATCGGCTGCCTGA
- the dapB gene encoding 4-hydroxy-tetrahydrodipicolinate reductase, producing the protein MAKLIISGAGGRMGRLLVSLILREKQHQLAGALEAAAAGFNGQDAGELAGVGRSGVPVVADYATIARPDTVTLDFTTAAASLEHLEIAAASGAAIVIGSTGFTPAMEARAGELARRTRTVIAPNMSIGINVLMKITAEVAKILGNFDAEVLEIHHGTKIDAPSGTALALGRTIAEARGLEFQSSAVFGREGITGVRSPEKIGVFGLRAGDAVGDHTVYFGGQAERLELTHRAQSREALARGALRAAAWLEAQPPGLYSMRDVLGL; encoded by the coding sequence ATGGCAAAGTTGATCATCTCAGGCGCGGGCGGCCGGATGGGCCGTCTGCTAGTCTCGTTGATCTTGCGCGAAAAGCAACATCAGCTCGCAGGCGCCCTCGAAGCGGCGGCGGCTGGGTTCAACGGCCAGGATGCGGGTGAGCTGGCGGGCGTCGGCCGCAGCGGCGTTCCAGTCGTCGCGGATTACGCGACGATCGCGCGGCCCGATACCGTCACGCTCGATTTCACCACCGCGGCGGCCTCGCTCGAGCACCTCGAAATCGCGGCGGCGTCGGGCGCGGCGATCGTGATCGGCTCGACCGGATTCACCCCGGCCATGGAAGCGCGGGCGGGCGAACTGGCGCGGCGCACCCGCACGGTGATCGCGCCCAATATGAGCATCGGGATCAACGTCCTGATGAAGATCACGGCTGAGGTCGCGAAGATTCTCGGCAACTTCGACGCGGAAGTGCTCGAAATCCATCATGGCACGAAGATCGACGCGCCGAGCGGCACGGCATTGGCGCTGGGCCGGACGATCGCGGAGGCGCGTGGCCTGGAGTTTCAATCGAGCGCGGTCTTCGGACGCGAGGGGATTACTGGAGTGCGATCGCCCGAAAAAATCGGCGTGTTTGGGCTGCGCGCTGGCGACGCCGTGGGCGATCATACGGTCTATTTCGGCGGGCAGGCGGAGCGCCTCGAACTCACGCATCGCGCTCAGAGCCGCGAGGCGCTCGCACGTGGCGCGCTGCGCGCCGCGGCGTGGCTCGAAGCGCAGCCGCCGGGCCTCTACTCGATGCGCGACGTGCTCGGACTGTAA
- a CDS encoding DUF2127 domain-containing protein yields MRIRSLASERRLRLLFVWSILGKALDGVVEIIVGMALVFRVATIHVIGFMIQDELIEDPTDFIAGAIQHHLFPFLAHRRNFAAAYLLSHGLVKLFLVVNLIRNRLWAYPAAIIAFVLFIAYQVYQLRIAPSPMLVLLTALDLIVIGLTWHEYQIVRGARAS; encoded by the coding sequence ATGAGAATCAGGTCGCTAGCCAGCGAACGCCGGCTCCGTCTGCTTTTCGTCTGGAGCATTCTCGGCAAGGCGCTCGATGGCGTCGTCGAAATCATCGTGGGTATGGCACTCGTCTTCCGGGTCGCGACGATCCACGTGATCGGCTTTATGATTCAGGATGAACTGATCGAAGATCCGACCGATTTTATCGCGGGCGCGATTCAGCATCATTTGTTTCCATTTCTGGCGCACAGACGAAACTTCGCGGCGGCATATCTCCTGAGCCACGGCCTGGTGAAATTATTTTTGGTCGTGAATCTGATCCGAAACCGACTCTGGGCTTATCCTGCCGCAATCATCGCCTTCGTTCTGTTTATCGCCTACCAAGTGTACCAGCTTCGCATCGCGCCCTCGCCGATGCTTGTGCTCCTCACTGCACTCGACCTTATCGTGATTGGCCTGACCTGGCACGAATACCAAATCGTACGCGGGGCTAGGGCATCGTGA